The following coding sequences lie in one Paenibacillus durus ATCC 35681 genomic window:
- a CDS encoding NAD(P)/FAD-dependent oxidoreductase codes for MTSQQLGAPMSDLLVIGGGPAGMFAAFYGGMRQASVTLIESMPQLGGQLAALYPEKYIYDVAGFPKITAQELVDNLSRQMALFQSDIRLEEKVMSVEKRGERHFVVTTDKAEYHAKAIIITAGVGAFEPRRMELPGAERFEKANLHYFVSDLNAFKDKKVLISGGGDSAVDWALMLEPVAAEVTLIHRRDKFRAHEHSVEKLMSSKVRVITPTEISALHGDEFINKVTLSNVKTKETQDIEVDSVIVNFGFFSSLGPISDWGLQIEGSSLVVDSRMETSIPGIFAAGDITTYPGKLKLIAVGFGEAPTAVNNAKIYIDPEAKLSPGHSSSLKLEHQPS; via the coding sequence GTGACTTCCCAGCAACTCGGCGCTCCTATGAGCGACCTTCTCGTCATTGGCGGAGGTCCGGCAGGCATGTTCGCCGCTTTCTACGGCGGAATGCGCCAGGCATCCGTAACTTTGATCGAGAGCATGCCCCAACTGGGCGGACAGCTTGCTGCTCTTTATCCCGAAAAATACATCTATGATGTGGCAGGGTTCCCAAAAATTACGGCACAAGAACTCGTAGATAATCTTTCCCGGCAAATGGCTCTGTTCCAGAGCGATATCCGCCTGGAGGAGAAAGTGATGTCCGTTGAAAAACGGGGCGAACGCCATTTCGTCGTTACGACCGATAAAGCGGAATATCACGCCAAAGCCATTATCATTACGGCAGGCGTCGGCGCCTTTGAACCGCGGCGTATGGAACTTCCCGGAGCTGAGCGCTTCGAAAAAGCCAACCTGCACTATTTTGTAAGCGATTTGAATGCATTTAAAGATAAAAAAGTGCTGATCTCCGGCGGCGGCGACTCCGCGGTGGACTGGGCGCTTATGCTTGAACCTGTCGCCGCTGAGGTCACTTTGATCCACCGCCGCGACAAGTTCCGCGCCCACGAGCATAGCGTGGAGAAGCTGATGAGTTCAAAGGTAAGAGTTATTACCCCTACCGAGATTTCAGCGCTGCACGGTGATGAATTTATTAACAAGGTGACGCTCTCCAATGTCAAGACCAAGGAGACTCAGGACATTGAAGTGGACAGTGTAATCGTTAACTTCGGCTTCTTCTCATCGCTCGGCCCGATCTCTGATTGGGGCCTCCAAATCGAAGGCAGCTCGCTTGTCGTCGATTCCCGCATGGAGACCAGTATCCCCGGTATTTTTGCCGCCGGCGATATTACCACCTACCCTGGCAAGCTGAAGCTAATCGCCGTAGGGTTTGGAGAGGCGCCGACCGCTGTCAATAATGCCAAGATCTACATTGATCCCGAAGCGAAGCTGTCTCCGGGCCATAGCAGCAGTCTGAAGCTGGAGCATCAACCGTCTTAA
- the sda gene encoding sporulation histidine kinase inhibitor Sda has translation MVELSDEMLLDSYHKAIELQLEHDFIALLLVEILKRNLHSPEHAVLQ, from the coding sequence GTGGTTGAATTGTCGGATGAGATGTTGTTAGACTCATATCACAAAGCCATAGAACTTCAACTGGAGCATGATTTTATCGCTCTGCTGCTAGTTGAAATTCTTAAACGGAACTTACACTCTCCAGAGCATGCGGTACTTCAATAA
- a CDS encoding S-layer homology domain-containing protein yields MKKSITSLILILLLSTFWQAMAAASETVWFTDVSASADASTKQAAVTGKVVSGAGQLVTLKVVEPGGPFFLDSVKSGDGGVFTFKWNISAEGKYDVQIGAENSGTPYKTSFTYGLAPTPTGTPTSTPNPTPTGAPAPSAGPDSGAGGSGAAASQAPSPANIVRVTEDKLTLNEVLKEATFNLGTGAEARIPAALLEKLVQSGTGLNLAGEEFTLKLSVQMLRDLLGQASKAGGGEVTVSINKVAAADMKSLLELAKQLNYAELKPGSDLYEFELKLITSGGAETVISAFDHPITLQLKENGLVEAKLAGIYYISDAGELDYVGSLSAEGWLSGQMNHFSKYTLLEYRKTFTDVPSGSWAYDAVTEMAAKHIVEGISLKEFAPARKVTRAEFAALLVRALGLSGGSASFTDVPAGKWYADEVAAASQAGIVKGLGVASFKPERTISREEMAAMLVRAWSVLRPQAGPESAAPPVFKDQAAISVWARDAAGKAAGLGLMRGRSAGAFVPQGTATRAEAAQAIANLLNAGN; encoded by the coding sequence ATGAAGAAGAGCATAACATCGCTAATCTTAATTCTGCTCTTGTCTACGTTCTGGCAAGCAATGGCTGCCGCTTCGGAGACCGTCTGGTTTACAGACGTCTCGGCAAGCGCGGACGCGTCCACCAAGCAGGCTGCGGTTACGGGGAAAGTAGTCTCCGGAGCCGGACAGTTGGTAACGCTGAAGGTGGTGGAACCCGGCGGCCCATTTTTTCTGGACAGCGTAAAAAGCGGAGACGGCGGGGTGTTCACTTTTAAATGGAATATTTCCGCCGAGGGCAAGTATGATGTGCAGATCGGCGCAGAGAACAGCGGCACTCCATATAAGACCAGCTTTACATACGGACTGGCGCCGACTCCGACTGGAACCCCGACTTCTACTCCGAATCCTACTCCTACTGGCGCCCCGGCTCCATCAGCGGGTCCAGATTCGGGTGCGGGCGGCTCGGGTGCAGCGGCTTCGCAGGCCCCTTCTCCTGCCAATATCGTACGGGTAACCGAGGATAAGCTCACGCTGAATGAAGTCTTAAAAGAGGCGACGTTCAATCTTGGAACAGGCGCGGAGGCTCGCATTCCTGCCGCACTGCTGGAAAAGCTTGTGCAAAGCGGCACCGGCTTAAATTTGGCAGGTGAGGAATTTACGCTGAAGCTGAGCGTTCAGATGCTGCGCGATCTGCTGGGCCAGGCATCCAAGGCGGGCGGCGGTGAGGTGACTGTAAGTATTAACAAGGTGGCCGCTGCCGACATGAAATCGCTGCTGGAGCTTGCCAAGCAGCTCAATTATGCGGAACTCAAGCCGGGAAGCGATCTGTACGAATTTGAGCTAAAGCTGATCACAAGCGGCGGAGCGGAAACGGTGATCTCCGCATTCGATCATCCGATCACTCTCCAGCTTAAGGAAAATGGGCTGGTCGAGGCCAAACTGGCCGGAATCTATTATATTTCTGATGCCGGGGAGCTTGATTATGTCGGCAGCCTGTCAGCAGAGGGGTGGCTCAGCGGCCAAATGAATCATTTCAGCAAATATACACTGCTGGAATACCGCAAGACGTTCACGGATGTTCCTTCTGGAAGCTGGGCGTATGACGCCGTTACGGAAATGGCGGCGAAGCACATTGTAGAAGGAATAAGCCTGAAAGAGTTCGCTCCTGCGCGTAAGGTGACGCGCGCAGAATTCGCGGCGCTGCTGGTGCGCGCGCTCGGACTGAGCGGAGGAAGCGCGTCGTTCACGGACGTCCCGGCAGGCAAGTGGTATGCGGATGAGGTGGCGGCAGCCTCCCAGGCCGGAATCGTCAAGGGCCTTGGAGTAGCTTCCTTCAAGCCGGAGCGGACGATCAGCCGCGAAGAAATGGCGGCAATGCTCGTTAGAGCCTGGAGCGTCCTTCGGCCGCAGGCCGGGCCCGAAAGCGCGGCGCCGCCGGTCTTTAAGGACCAAGCGGCTATCAGCGTTTGGGCACGGGATGCCGCCGGCAAGGCGGCGGGACTTGGCCTGATGAGAGGCAGAAGCGCGGGGGCGTTCGTCCCGCAGGGAACGGCGACCCGGGCGGAAGCGGCTCAGGCGATTGCAAATTTGCTCAATGCCGGGAATTGA
- the hemQ gene encoding hydrogen peroxide-dependent heme synthase, with amino-acid sequence MSEAALTLEGWYALHDFRSLNWTAWTAADDEERAVALDELNAFIEEWAGVEEAKLGSSAWYSIVGQKADFVMMHLRESLEDLNKLEAAFNKTAFAHFTTKAYSYVSIVELSNYNSSGESGEDPMQNPHIAARLKPVLPKARHICFYPMNKKRELADNWYMLDMAKRKELMYSHGLIGRGYAGKVKQIITGSVGFDDWEWGVTLFAEDALQFKKLVYEMRFDEVSARYGEFGSFYVGNLLTSESFEEMLKV; translated from the coding sequence ATGAGTGAAGCCGCTTTGACGCTGGAAGGATGGTATGCTCTCCATGACTTCCGCTCTCTGAACTGGACTGCCTGGACGGCGGCCGATGACGAGGAACGCGCTGTGGCTCTAGATGAACTGAATGCCTTTATAGAAGAATGGGCCGGTGTCGAAGAAGCGAAGCTCGGCAGTTCCGCCTGGTATTCGATCGTGGGACAGAAGGCCGATTTCGTAATGATGCACCTGCGTGAAAGCCTGGAGGACCTGAATAAGCTCGAAGCCGCCTTCAACAAGACCGCTTTTGCCCACTTTACAACCAAAGCTTACTCCTATGTCAGCATTGTGGAGCTGAGCAATTATAACTCCAGCGGAGAAAGCGGGGAAGACCCGATGCAGAATCCGCATATCGCCGCCCGCCTAAAGCCGGTTCTGCCGAAAGCCCGGCATATCTGCTTCTATCCGATGAACAAGAAGCGGGAGCTGGCCGACAACTGGTATATGCTCGATATGGCCAAGCGCAAGGAGCTGATGTACTCGCACGGGCTGATCGGGCGCGGTTACGCCGGCAAGGTTAAGCAGATCATTACCGGCTCCGTCGGATTCGACGACTGGGAATGGGGCGTAACCCTGTTCGCCGAGGATGCGCTGCAATTCAAGAAGCTCGTCTACGAGATGAGGTTTGACGAGGTCAGCGCCCGCTACGGCGAATTCGGCTCGTTCTATGTCGGCAACCTGCTGACTTCCGAATCTTTTGAGGAAATGCTGAAAGTGTAA
- a CDS encoding NAD(P)/FAD-dependent oxidoreductase — MNSIPKIVILGAGYGGILTAQRLQKALNYNEADVTLVNRHEYHYFTTHLHMPAAGTDSIDHSRIAISKLIDEFKIDLVKSSVQEIRTQQKKVILEDGTLSYDYLVIALGGEPETFGIPGLDKYALTIRSINSVRLIREHIEYQFAKYKNENNLQEHINFVVGGAGFSGIEFVAELADRIPELCKEYDVDPSLVNIYNVEAAPTALPGFAPELVEYAMNVLTKKGVTFKIGVAIKECMPNGVLLATGEEIKASTIVWTGGIRGNRLIEAAGFEAMRGRVKVDEFLHAPGHDNIFIIGDGSLMIGPEGRPYPPTAQIAMQQGECCAHNLVAAIRNQQPKKFVFSNKGTVASLGRGEGIAVVGDKKLKGFVAAQLKKVVDMRYLFIIGGIPLVLKKGKFL; from the coding sequence ATGAACAGTATTCCTAAAATCGTTATTCTAGGCGCGGGATATGGAGGGATTTTAACCGCACAACGTCTGCAAAAGGCCTTAAATTACAACGAGGCGGATGTTACGCTTGTCAATCGCCATGAGTATCACTACTTCACTACGCATCTGCATATGCCTGCCGCAGGAACGGACAGCATCGACCATTCGCGCATAGCCATTTCCAAGCTGATCGATGAATTCAAGATCGACCTGGTCAAGTCGTCGGTGCAGGAAATTCGCACCCAGCAGAAAAAGGTCATTCTGGAGGACGGCACGCTGTCCTACGATTATCTCGTTATTGCGCTCGGCGGGGAGCCGGAGACGTTCGGCATTCCGGGACTCGACAAGTATGCCTTGACGATCCGCAGCATTAACTCCGTTCGTCTGATCCGAGAGCATATCGAATACCAGTTTGCCAAGTATAAGAACGAGAACAATCTGCAGGAGCATATCAATTTCGTTGTCGGCGGCGCCGGCTTCAGCGGCATTGAATTTGTGGCCGAGCTGGCGGACCGGATTCCGGAGCTATGCAAGGAATACGACGTGGACCCTAGCCTCGTCAACATTTACAATGTGGAGGCCGCTCCAACGGCTCTGCCGGGCTTTGCTCCCGAGCTTGTCGAGTATGCCATGAATGTGCTTACCAAAAAAGGTGTAACCTTCAAAATCGGTGTGGCCATCAAGGAATGCATGCCAAATGGCGTTCTGCTCGCGACGGGCGAAGAAATCAAGGCATCGACAATCGTCTGGACGGGGGGCATCCGCGGCAATCGTCTGATCGAAGCAGCAGGCTTTGAAGCGATGCGCGGCCGCGTCAAAGTGGACGAGTTCCTGCACGCTCCGGGTCATGACAATATCTTCATCATCGGAGACGGTTCCCTTATGATCGGACCTGAGGGCCGTCCTTACCCTCCGACGGCGCAAATCGCCATGCAGCAGGGCGAATGCTGCGCCCATAATCTGGTGGCGGCAATCCGGAATCAGCAGCCGAAGAAATTCGTATTCAGCAATAAAGGAACGGTGGCTTCACTTGGCAGGGGCGAGGGAATCGCGGTAGTCGGCGACAAGAAATTGAAGGGCTTTGTAGCCGCTCAGCTCAAAAAAGTAGTGGACATGCGCTATCTCTTTATTATCGGCGGCATTCCGCTCGTTCTGAAGAAAGGCAAGTTCCTGTAA
- a CDS encoding YheC/YheD family protein: protein MAGRQLASKWRKTEALLSDSRISGYVPRTAPYSNAALKSMLQRYGNVVIKPIVGGGGYGVIKVFRDGRGYGFTYMDRTRIYRDYSSMAGALNRAKVKRRYLIQQGISLASIAGRPIDYRVKVVKNGEHWEFRSMVGRLARPGLFVTNLCKGGTMLTCREGLRRSLPRIKISAKRKEMRNLTLTCIGVLESHFPGIGELGFDYAVDRSGRIWILEVNTRPQ from the coding sequence ATGGCGGGGAGACAACTTGCCAGCAAATGGCGGAAGACCGAAGCGCTGCTCAGCGACAGCCGGATTTCCGGTTATGTACCGAGAACGGCGCCCTATAGCAACGCCGCCCTGAAATCCATGCTTCAACGGTACGGCAATGTGGTGATCAAGCCGATTGTCGGCGGCGGGGGCTACGGCGTCATCAAGGTGTTCCGGGACGGCAGGGGGTATGGTTTTACCTATATGGACAGAACCAGAATATACCGGGACTATTCAAGCATGGCAGGGGCGCTGAATAGAGCCAAGGTTAAACGCAGATATTTGATCCAGCAGGGCATATCGCTTGCCAGCATAGCCGGACGTCCTATCGATTATCGGGTCAAGGTTGTGAAGAACGGGGAGCATTGGGAGTTTCGTTCCATGGTTGGCCGCTTGGCCAGACCCGGACTGTTCGTGACCAATCTGTGCAAGGGAGGCACTATGCTGACCTGCCGGGAAGGACTGAGAAGATCCCTTCCGCGGATCAAGATATCCGCCAAAAGAAAGGAGATGCGTAATCTCACCCTAACCTGCATTGGAGTGCTGGAGAGCCATTTTCCGGGAATTGGCGAACTCGGCTTCGATTATGCAGTAGACCGCTCGGGGAGAATCTGGATTCTGGAAGTGAACACAAGACCGCAATAG
- a CDS encoding YuiB family protein — MGFIPVFVLAVLFFVMMFGIGFILNMLMKTTWFPAYLFVLVILPVVVYSIWDRSSVTLWEHLSSFHPVDYLTGAAGLAGAVLSGWTIRRLRLGGYKMF; from the coding sequence ATGGGATTTATTCCTGTGTTTGTGCTCGCCGTTCTGTTCTTTGTAATGATGTTCGGTATCGGCTTTATCCTCAATATGTTAATGAAAACGACATGGTTTCCCGCTTATTTGTTCGTGCTCGTCATTTTGCCGGTAGTGGTGTATTCCATCTGGGACCGTTCTTCCGTGACGCTCTGGGAGCATCTGTCTTCCTTTCATCCGGTGGACTATTTGACCGGCGCCGCCGGCCTGGCCGGAGCGGTGCTTAGCGGCTGGACGATCCGGCGTCTGCGGCTGGGCGGATATAAAATGTTCTGA